The proteins below are encoded in one region of Kineosporia corallincola:
- a CDS encoding helix-turn-helix domain-containing protein: protein MDPASRGLNLGLSRPPSIPEVHSSGVWDQPEHLLLWVRTGSACVWIEGSPEFRLTGGEGVWIPVRRGSRWRVVTAPGTVVFPLLTHPGIATVAPPDPVPFAIPDGWQDWLIQSFNLGVTPLTGLGYSQDALVELLRGPGRHPHVPGDGAPTVTVDPPVLPTSAGARAVADELLRNPALDLTVAEWAARVLSSPRTLLRDFRADTGLTFEQWRLRCRLSAAVEYIAAGYGVDQVAARVGFATYSGLTRAFKQQFGLTPHEFGRALSVRSAGKGLSQHGAAARQADNVMRMMRAKDEPAAPDLLPAVRTPLHSNNVHVLIWTYRGSGYLDVGGHRHEQEKGVATWIPAGAEHTTGVRENSISLPLGNAGTEDLSLTEPLQVQFSPAWDDYLMFCSVSARTPVRPDNYHPGHVLELFADQVAAQRALSLPMPTDARARVAAMDYLRRIGTSGGVALDVSPDIHRAFREQTGMSFVRWCYAARMRSARDMLAGGAKPSSVSRRVGYAHLPTFSAAFTRFHGLSPRDYQERETRRA from the coding sequence GTGGATCCAGCTTCTCGGGGCCTGAACCTGGGCCTGAGCCGACCGCCGTCGATCCCTGAGGTGCACTCCAGCGGCGTCTGGGACCAACCCGAGCATCTCCTGCTCTGGGTGCGTACGGGCTCGGCCTGCGTCTGGATCGAGGGCAGCCCCGAGTTCCGGCTCACCGGGGGTGAAGGGGTCTGGATCCCGGTGCGCAGGGGCAGCCGGTGGAGAGTCGTCACCGCGCCGGGCACGGTGGTCTTTCCCCTGCTCACCCACCCGGGCATCGCCACCGTGGCACCGCCGGACCCGGTGCCGTTCGCGATTCCCGACGGCTGGCAGGACTGGCTGATCCAGAGCTTCAATCTCGGGGTCACACCCCTGACCGGTCTCGGCTACTCCCAGGACGCGCTCGTCGAGCTTCTCCGGGGCCCTGGCCGGCACCCGCACGTGCCCGGTGACGGGGCCCCGACGGTCACCGTCGATCCACCCGTCCTGCCCACGTCCGCCGGGGCCCGCGCGGTGGCCGACGAGCTGCTGCGCAATCCCGCGCTCGACCTGACCGTCGCCGAATGGGCGGCCCGGGTGCTGTCCAGCCCGCGCACCCTGCTGCGTGACTTCCGTGCGGACACCGGGCTGACCTTCGAGCAGTGGCGGTTGCGCTGCCGGCTGAGTGCGGCGGTGGAGTACATCGCGGCCGGCTACGGCGTCGATCAGGTAGCGGCGAGAGTCGGTTTCGCGACCTACAGCGGACTGACCCGAGCGTTCAAGCAGCAGTTCGGGCTGACCCCGCACGAGTTCGGCCGGGCTCTGTCCGTCCGCTCCGCCGGGAAAGGGCTGTCACAGCACGGGGCAGCCGCACGCCAGGCAGACAACGTGATGCGCATGATGCGGGCGAAGGACGAACCCGCGGCTCCCGACCTGCTGCCCGCGGTCCGCACGCCGTTGCACTCCAACAACGTCCACGTGCTCATCTGGACCTACCGGGGCAGCGGTTACCTGGACGTCGGTGGCCACCGCCACGAACAGGAAAAAGGCGTCGCCACCTGGATTCCCGCGGGCGCGGAGCACACCACGGGGGTACGCGAGAACTCGATCTCCCTGCCGCTCGGGAACGCCGGCACCGAAGACCTCTCCCTCACCGAGCCGCTCCAGGTCCAGTTCTCGCCGGCCTGGGACGACTACCTGATGTTCTGCTCCGTCAGCGCCCGCACACCCGTGAGACCGGACAACTACCACCCCGGCCACGTGCTCGAGCTGTTCGCCGACCAGGTCGCCGCCCAGAGAGCGCTGTCGCTGCCGATGCCCACCGACGCGCGCGCACGCGTGGCGGCCATGGACTACCTGCGTCGTATCGGTACCTCCGGCGGGGTGGCGCTGGACGTTTCTCCCGACATCCATCGTGCCTTCCGCGAACAGACCGGCATGAGCTTCGTGCGGTGGTGCTACGCCGCCCGCATGCGCAGCGCGCGGGACATGCTGGCCGGGGGAGCCAAGCCCAGCTCGGTCTCACGTCGCGTCGGTTATGCTCACCTTCCGACCTTCAGCGCCGCCTTCACCCGATTCCACGGACTCTCGCCGCGCGACTATCAGGAGCGCGAAACCAGGAGAGCCTGA